A DNA window from Mycolicibacter terrae contains the following coding sequences:
- a CDS encoding amidohydrolase family protein: MTVTATERKPAAERVAVRCVDSDVHPVPRRGELTQYIPEPWRSKYFLARRIGEQIYYDAPDYAHAFAMRVDAFPADGEFPGSSPELAFKQLIMEAGADYAILEPAAYPARTPEAQHAMSCALNDWQANHWLDSHNNWHQRWRGSICVAIEDPFGAAAEIERWAGHPYMAQVLIKAELRPSWGDPKYDPVWTAATKHDITVSCHLSRSHHEELPMPPVGMPSYNHDFMVTYSLLAANQVMSLVFDGVFDRFPTLRIVLVEHAFTWILPLMWRMDAIYEARKPWLDIKRKPSEYVKDHIKFTTQPLDYPEDKTELTRALEWMECEKILLYSSDYPHWTFDDPRWLVKHLPKAARDAVMFKNGLATYHLPDTVPALEGQVRVF; encoded by the coding sequence ATGACCGTGACAGCCACAGAGCGCAAGCCGGCGGCCGAGCGCGTCGCCGTGCGATGTGTCGACTCCGACGTCCATCCGGTACCGCGGCGCGGCGAGCTGACCCAGTACATCCCCGAGCCGTGGCGCAGCAAGTACTTCCTGGCCCGCCGGATCGGCGAACAGATCTACTACGACGCCCCCGACTACGCCCACGCCTTCGCCATGCGGGTGGACGCCTTCCCGGCCGACGGTGAGTTCCCCGGCAGCAGTCCTGAATTGGCGTTCAAACAACTGATCATGGAGGCGGGCGCCGACTACGCGATTCTGGAGCCTGCCGCCTACCCGGCGCGGACCCCCGAAGCGCAGCACGCGATGTCGTGTGCGCTCAACGACTGGCAGGCCAACCACTGGCTGGACAGTCACAACAATTGGCATCAGCGGTGGCGCGGGTCGATCTGCGTCGCGATCGAGGACCCGTTCGGCGCGGCCGCCGAGATCGAGCGGTGGGCCGGCCACCCGTACATGGCACAGGTCCTGATCAAGGCCGAGTTGCGGCCGTCGTGGGGTGACCCCAAGTACGACCCGGTCTGGACCGCGGCCACCAAACACGACATCACCGTCAGCTGCCATCTGTCCCGCAGCCACCACGAAGAGCTGCCGATGCCGCCGGTGGGCATGCCCAGCTACAACCACGACTTCATGGTCACCTACTCGCTGCTCGCGGCCAACCAGGTGATGAGTCTGGTGTTCGACGGCGTCTTCGACCGTTTCCCGACGTTGCGCATCGTGCTCGTCGAGCACGCCTTCACCTGGATTCTGCCGCTGATGTGGCGCATGGACGCCATATACGAGGCCCGCAAGCCGTGGCTGGACATCAAGCGCAAACCCAGCGAATACGTCAAGGACCACATCAAATTCACCACCCAGCCGCTGGACTACCCGGAGGACAAGACGGAGCTGACGCGCGCTTTGGAATGGATGGAGTGCGAGAAGATCCTGTTGTACTCCTCCGACTACCCGCATTGGACGTTCGATGACCCGCGCTGGCTGGTCAAGCACCTGCCCAAGGCGGCCCGGGACGCGGTGATGTTCAAGAACGGCCTAGCGACCTACCACCTTCCCGACACGGTTCCGGCCCTCGAGGGCCAGGTTCGGGTGTTTTAG
- a CDS encoding amidohydrolase family protein has translation MIEHPDGTRTPVIDASVHIFAASNSDLRGHLREPYRSRGFPDYEMDWYGAPGGEYAPGTEGAEGQYPGSDPDLVAQHLFVDRGVDVAVLHPMTRGIMPDRHLGSAIAAAHNEILVSRWLDHSEHGERFRGTIRVNPDDIAGALKEIDRWKDHPRVVQIGVPLQSRELFGKPQFWPLWEAAIDAGLPVAAHIEVGSGIAASPTPSGGTRTYEQYVSFMACNYLYHLMNMIAEGVFERMPSLKFVWADGGADLLTPFIWRMDTFGRPHLEQTPWAPEMPSDYLPDHVYFVQGAMDGPGDTDFAGEWFGFTGKDDMVMYGSSYPHWQCNELSVPSAFSTEQRDKLCWRNASVLYGIEVPAVPAAAGAH, from the coding sequence ATGATCGAACACCCGGACGGCACCCGCACGCCCGTCATCGACGCCAGCGTGCACATCTTCGCGGCGTCCAACTCCGACCTGCGCGGCCACCTGCGGGAGCCCTACCGCAGCCGCGGCTTCCCGGACTACGAGATGGACTGGTACGGGGCGCCGGGCGGCGAGTACGCGCCCGGGACCGAGGGCGCGGAAGGCCAATACCCGGGCTCGGATCCCGATCTGGTCGCTCAGCATCTGTTCGTCGATCGCGGCGTCGACGTGGCGGTGCTGCACCCGATGACGCGCGGCATCATGCCCGATCGGCATCTGGGTTCTGCGATCGCCGCGGCGCACAACGAGATCCTGGTGTCACGCTGGCTGGACCACAGCGAGCACGGCGAGCGTTTCCGCGGCACCATCCGGGTCAACCCCGACGACATCGCCGGTGCGCTGAAAGAGATCGACAGGTGGAAGGACCACCCCAGAGTGGTGCAGATCGGCGTTCCGTTGCAATCCCGCGAGCTGTTCGGCAAACCGCAGTTCTGGCCGCTGTGGGAGGCGGCCATCGATGCCGGCTTGCCGGTGGCCGCGCACATCGAGGTGGGGTCGGGCATCGCCGCCTCTCCGACGCCGTCGGGGGGCACCCGGACCTACGAGCAGTACGTCAGCTTCATGGCGTGCAACTACCTGTACCACCTGATGAACATGATCGCCGAGGGCGTCTTCGAGCGGATGCCGTCGCTGAAGTTCGTCTGGGCCGACGGCGGCGCGGACCTACTGACCCCGTTCATCTGGCGGATGGACACCTTCGGCAGACCGCACCTGGAACAGACGCCGTGGGCGCCCGAGATGCCCAGCGACTACCTGCCCGATCACGTGTACTTCGTGCAGGGCGCCATGGACGGTCCCGGGGACACCGACTTCGCCGGGGAGTGGTTCGGCTTCACCGGCAAGGACGACATGGTGATGTACGGGTCGAGCTATCCGCACTGGCAGTGCAACGAATTGTCCGTACCGAGCGCGTTCAGCACCGAACAACGCGACAAGCTGTGCTGGCGCAATGCCAGTGTCCTCTACGGCATAGAAGTTCCTGCCGTTCCGGCCGCCGCGGGCGCACACTAG